The following are encoded together in the Rhizobium sp. SSA_523 genome:
- a CDS encoding PotD/PotF family extracellular solute-binding protein, producing MSQDKVLSAQLRRRTLLASLTAAGASAGLSTLGVSRAFAQEPEKPAEIIVRAWGGSWVEALKAGVSDSFTEATGIAVRHDLTEDNEIQPKVWAAVAQKRVPPIHINWDTTTNATKSALRGVTEDLSDLPNLKNATDLAKPLGLDGYPIVNTYGYVYVLAYRPSAFPNGAPKSWKDLLDPKLKGRIALYNDGIGFHFPAQVAGGGKLEDIPANMQPAWDFIAKIKEQQPLLGEDPDFTTWFQKGEIDAACTISTNAREAKKNGIDIAWVVPEEGAKFDTDGLWIPKGLPENELYWAKQYINHALTKEAQQIWLDGLGLPGVIPGVNPPADLVKDPSYPTTEEEFKHLIRISSRIQVENESQWFAKFKEIMQG from the coding sequence ATGTCACAGGATAAAGTTCTGAGCGCGCAGCTTCGTCGTCGTACGCTGCTGGCATCCCTGACCGCAGCCGGCGCATCGGCCGGACTGTCGACGCTCGGCGTAAGCCGGGCCTTTGCACAGGAGCCGGAGAAGCCTGCGGAAATCATCGTCCGCGCCTGGGGCGGAAGTTGGGTCGAGGCCCTGAAGGCCGGCGTCTCCGACAGCTTCACCGAGGCAACCGGCATCGCGGTCCGTCACGACCTGACGGAGGACAATGAGATCCAACCCAAAGTATGGGCAGCCGTTGCGCAGAAGCGCGTTCCGCCGATCCATATCAACTGGGACACCACCACAAATGCCACCAAATCAGCGCTGCGTGGTGTGACCGAGGACTTGTCAGACCTGCCGAACCTGAAGAATGCCACCGATCTTGCCAAGCCGCTCGGTCTGGATGGCTATCCGATCGTCAACACCTACGGCTATGTCTACGTGCTCGCCTATCGTCCCTCGGCTTTTCCGAACGGTGCGCCGAAATCCTGGAAAGACCTGCTCGACCCGAAGCTGAAGGGCCGCATCGCGCTGTATAATGACGGCATCGGCTTCCATTTCCCGGCACAGGTTGCCGGTGGCGGCAAGCTGGAAGACATTCCCGCCAATATGCAGCCGGCCTGGGATTTCATCGCCAAGATCAAGGAGCAGCAGCCGCTGCTCGGCGAAGATCCGGACTTCACCACCTGGTTCCAGAAAGGCGAAATCGACGCTGCCTGCACCATCTCGACCAATGCGCGCGAGGCCAAGAAGAACGGCATCGACATCGCCTGGGTGGTTCCGGAAGAAGGCGCCAAGTTCGACACCGATGGCCTCTGGATTCCGAAGGGCCTGCCGGAGAACGAACTCTACTGGGCCAAGCAATACATCAACCACGCCCTGACGAAGGAGGCGCAGCAGATCTGGCTCGACGGGCTCGGCCTGCCCGGCGTCATTCCTGGCGTCAACCCGCCGGCCGACCTGGTGAAGGATCCTTCCTACCCGACGACGGAGGAAGAGTTCAAACACCTGATCCGCATCTCCTCCCGCATCCAGGTCGAGAACGAGAGCCAGTGGTTCGCCAAGTTCAAGGAAATCATGCAGGGCTGA
- the hisD gene encoding histidinol dehydrogenase, translating to MTSVSFYDYSTLNADEKAALLRRSETDISTFIEKVAPILEAVRTEGDRALARFGRDFDKADVTESNLKVTEAEFDAAFKLVDPSVIESIRFGIDNIRHFHEEQKPEPMWLKEIRPGAFAGDRFTPIQSVALYVPRGKGSFPSVTMMTSVPAVVAGVPNLAIVTPPAPDGSVDAATLVAARLAGLETVYKVGGAQAVAAVAYGTETVKPALKIVGPGSPWVVAAKRMLSGVIDTGLPAGPSEVMILADDTVHGGLAALDLLIEAEHGPDSSAYLVTHSRRVVEEAIAALPEHWAKMTEQRVDFSRTVLTGKNGGIVLTSSIQESYDFVNAYAPEHLELLSQEPFLHLGHITEAAEILMGTHTPVSIANFTLGPNAVLPTSRWARTFGPLSVADFVKRSSIGYVTAPAYPEFARHAHNLAIYEGFSSHALAVSPVRDAYLKKDA from the coding sequence ATGACATCAGTGTCTTTCTACGACTATTCCACGTTGAACGCCGATGAGAAGGCCGCGCTCCTGCGCCGCTCGGAAACCGATATCTCGACCTTCATCGAAAAGGTCGCGCCCATCCTGGAGGCGGTGCGCACCGAAGGCGACAGGGCGCTGGCCCGTTTTGGCCGCGACTTCGACAAAGCGGACGTGACGGAGAGCAACCTCAAGGTCACCGAAGCCGAGTTCGACGCCGCCTTCAAGCTGGTCGATCCGAGCGTCATCGAGTCCATACGCTTCGGTATCGACAATATCCGCCATTTCCACGAGGAACAGAAGCCTGAACCCATGTGGCTCAAGGAAATCCGGCCTGGCGCCTTCGCCGGCGACCGGTTTACCCCGATCCAGTCGGTGGCGCTCTACGTGCCGCGCGGCAAGGGCTCGTTTCCATCCGTCACCATGATGACCTCGGTTCCGGCCGTCGTCGCCGGTGTTCCCAACCTCGCCATCGTCACGCCGCCGGCTCCGGATGGCTCCGTCGATGCGGCGACCCTCGTTGCCGCACGGCTTGCAGGCCTGGAAACCGTCTACAAGGTCGGCGGAGCGCAGGCGGTTGCGGCGGTGGCCTATGGCACGGAGACCGTGAAGCCGGCACTGAAGATCGTCGGGCCCGGCAGCCCATGGGTCGTTGCGGCCAAGCGAATGCTGTCCGGCGTGATCGACACCGGCCTGCCCGCCGGTCCGTCCGAAGTGATGATCCTGGCCGATGACACGGTGCATGGCGGGCTTGCTGCGCTGGACCTGCTTATCGAGGCCGAGCATGGGCCGGATTCATCCGCCTATCTCGTCACGCATAGCCGCAGGGTTGTCGAAGAAGCCATCGCCGCTCTCCCCGAGCACTGGGCCAAGATGACCGAGCAGCGGGTGGATTTTTCAAGGACCGTGCTCACCGGCAAGAATGGCGGGATCGTGCTGACCTCCTCGATCCAGGAGAGCTACGACTTCGTCAACGCCTATGCTCCCGAACACCTGGAATTGCTGTCGCAAGAGCCCTTCCTTCATCTGGGTCATATTACGGAAGCCGCCGAAATCCTGATGGGGACCCATACGCCGGTCAGCATCGCCAACTTCACCCTGGGACCGAATGCAGTGCTGCCGACGAGCCGCTGGGCGCGCACGTTCGGTCCGCTTTCCGTCGCGGATTTCGTGAAGCGCAGTTCGATCGGCTATGTGACGGCGCCGGCCTATCCGGAATTTGCCAGGCACGCCCACAACCTGGCGATCTATGAGGGCTTTTCCTCGCACGCGCTTGCCGTTTCGCCTGTGCGCGACGCCTACCTGAAGAAGGATGCCTGA
- a CDS encoding ABC transporter substrate-binding protein, which produces MKKAILETSQFALLSLALATTAFGGLAGPASAQERALVIARDMDVNSLDPARAWCDTCQIYNTSVYEQLVTLDKDNKIVPLLASSFEANKEQTKFTFKLDPAAKFSDGSAVEAKDVKWSFERLKNIKGNGAFLADPITSIETPDDKTIIVTLSAPNSEFLNQVSAGFLGIINSDVATENGALADATAADKDKSENWFLTQSAGSGPFVLASYEPNSELRLKRNPAYWRKAPAVPEIVFRQVKDAVAQAQMLQSGSADIAMQIDPETAKTLTGPDVVVEQVPSFNFVYIALSPGAKANTVKLTPEVREAISIAIDRTSLIDFTLGGAGRPLASPVPLGFPGGDGHEIPAYDVTKAKELLQKAGHENGFTLTSIYPDMNVYGVDFSLMMQKIQQDLSKVGIKVELSPVPFANWREAANGDHIPLTAVFFAPDFFGTSQYVDVFGLSSGSVWAKRAGEATDPSLVNTKTAPLAKQALAASTPEEANKLWFQAAQEMAKDRIIIPMVSPNLILAHSKDVKGLRYSACCNLPLAELSN; this is translated from the coding sequence ATGAAGAAAGCCATTCTTGAGACATCGCAGTTTGCCCTCTTATCCCTTGCGCTTGCGACGACCGCATTCGGGGGTCTGGCGGGCCCGGCCTCGGCGCAGGAGCGGGCGCTGGTGATCGCCCGTGACATGGACGTCAACTCGCTCGATCCGGCGCGCGCCTGGTGCGATACCTGCCAGATCTACAACACATCCGTCTATGAGCAGCTTGTCACGCTCGACAAGGACAACAAGATCGTGCCGCTCCTCGCTTCAAGCTTCGAAGCGAACAAGGAACAGACGAAGTTCACGTTCAAACTGGATCCGGCCGCCAAATTTTCCGACGGATCGGCGGTGGAGGCGAAGGACGTGAAGTGGTCCTTCGAACGTCTGAAGAACATCAAGGGCAATGGTGCCTTCCTCGCCGATCCGATCACATCCATCGAGACGCCGGATGACAAGACCATCATCGTCACCCTATCGGCGCCGAATTCCGAATTCCTCAACCAGGTCTCGGCTGGCTTCCTCGGCATCATCAACAGCGATGTCGCCACCGAAAACGGCGCGCTGGCCGATGCGACGGCCGCCGACAAGGATAAATCGGAGAACTGGTTTCTCACCCAGTCTGCCGGCAGCGGACCCTTTGTTCTTGCATCCTACGAGCCCAATTCGGAACTGCGTCTGAAGCGCAATCCGGCTTACTGGCGCAAGGCACCGGCTGTGCCGGAAATCGTCTTCCGTCAGGTCAAGGATGCCGTGGCGCAGGCACAGATGCTGCAATCGGGATCGGCCGACATCGCCATGCAGATCGATCCTGAGACCGCCAAGACCCTGACCGGCCCGGATGTCGTGGTCGAGCAGGTTCCTTCGTTCAACTTCGTCTATATTGCCCTGTCTCCCGGCGCCAAGGCCAATACAGTGAAGCTCACGCCGGAGGTACGCGAGGCAATCTCCATTGCCATCGATCGCACCTCGCTGATCGACTTCACGCTTGGCGGCGCTGGCCGTCCGCTCGCCTCGCCGGTGCCGCTTGGCTTCCCCGGCGGCGATGGTCATGAGATTCCTGCCTATGACGTGACGAAGGCTAAGGAATTGCTGCAGAAGGCCGGTCATGAAAACGGCTTCACCTTGACGTCGATCTATCCCGACATGAATGTCTATGGCGTGGATTTCTCGCTGATGATGCAGAAAATCCAGCAGGATCTTTCGAAGGTCGGCATCAAGGTCGAGCTCTCGCCGGTGCCCTTTGCCAACTGGCGCGAAGCGGCCAATGGCGACCACATCCCGCTGACCGCAGTGTTCTTCGCGCCCGACTTCTTCGGCACGTCCCAGTATGTCGATGTCTTCGGTCTTTCGTCCGGCTCTGTCTGGGCCAAGCGTGCAGGCGAAGCGACCGACCCTTCCCTGGTGAACACCAAGACCGCGCCTCTGGCCAAACAGGCACTGGCCGCCTCGACGCCGGAGGAAGCCAACAAGCTCTGGTTCCAGGCCGCGCAGGAAATGGCGAAGGATCGCATCATCATTCCGATGGTCAGCCCGAACCTGATCCTGGCGCATTCAAAGGATGTCAAAGGCCTGCGCTACAGCGCTTGCTGCAACCTGCCGCTGGCGGAGCTGTCCAACTGA
- a CDS encoding SDR family NAD(P)-dependent oxidoreductase: MTRPNFDLSGRRALVTGASRGIGQAIAVSLAEAGADLAITARTLEALAETQALVEKAGRRCLMFAQDVRDVQACASVSVRAAEGLGGLDILINNAGFENVRSSFEVDEALWETILSTNLKGAFFCAQAAGRIMAATGGGAIVNLCSLTSYVGIPTAVPYGASKSGLLGVTHALAAEWAPHKIRVNAIAPGYFRTAMTEVFYQDEEWQSRMLDKIPQRRFGQESDIGGVAVFLCSDAAAYITGHCIPVDGGYLASI; the protein is encoded by the coding sequence ATGACCCGCCCCAATTTCGACCTGTCCGGCCGCCGCGCGCTCGTCACCGGCGCCAGCCGTGGCATTGGCCAGGCCATTGCCGTTTCGCTCGCCGAAGCCGGCGCCGATCTGGCCATCACGGCGCGCACGCTCGAGGCACTGGCAGAAACACAGGCCCTCGTCGAAAAGGCCGGACGCCGCTGCTTGATGTTTGCGCAGGACGTCCGGGACGTCCAAGCCTGCGCCAGCGTCTCGGTGCGTGCGGCAGAAGGGCTCGGCGGGCTCGACATCCTCATCAACAACGCGGGCTTCGAAAACGTCCGGTCTTCGTTCGAGGTGGACGAGGCATTGTGGGAGACCATTCTCTCGACGAACCTGAAAGGCGCCTTCTTCTGTGCCCAGGCCGCCGGCCGCATCATGGCCGCGACAGGTGGCGGCGCCATCGTCAACCTCTGCTCGCTCACCTCCTATGTCGGCATACCCACGGCCGTTCCCTACGGCGCCTCGAAATCCGGCCTTCTCGGCGTGACCCACGCCCTTGCGGCGGAATGGGCGCCGCACAAAATTCGCGTCAACGCCATTGCTCCCGGCTATTTCCGCACTGCCATGACCGAAGTCTTCTACCAGGACGAGGAGTGGCAGTCGCGCATGCTGGACAAGATCCCGCAGCGCCGTTTCGGGCAGGAAAGCGATATTGGCGGCGTGGCCGTTTTTCTCTGCAGCGACGCCGCAGCCTATATTACCGGGCACTGCATCCCTGTCGATGGCGGCTATCTCGCCTCCATCTGA
- a CDS encoding ABC transporter ATP-binding protein: MGAAAAELPLADTTLGRIAVRVKDVGMTFGKVHAVRSASFELPKGRFLTILGPSGSGKTTLLRMIAGFDRPTSGEIFINGQPVSAVPPHQRAIGMVFQKLALFPHMSAAENVAFPLKMRRHDARTIPEKVERYLDLVRLGGYGNRRINELSGGQQQRVAIARALVFEPDLLLLDEPLAALDRKLREEMQLEFRRIQKELGVTTINVTHDQREALVVSDEVIVMNGGEIQQKARPVDAYRAPSNAFVANFIGVTNFIEGRAVAVETRQVTVETNGTRLAGTVASENLALGAACACAIRAEQIRIAPANSRLDGLSTLVTGQVEDCIFEGERVVYAVRVPALGGALMRVFDHDPESHLQFSPGDGVLLGWNARDLHVFQK, translated from the coding sequence ATGGGCGCCGCTGCAGCCGAACTCCCTTTGGCCGACACGACCCTCGGCCGGATCGCCGTCCGCGTGAAGGATGTCGGCATGACCTTCGGCAAGGTGCATGCCGTCCGGAGCGCCTCCTTCGAACTGCCCAAAGGCCGCTTTCTCACCATTCTCGGTCCCTCGGGCTCGGGCAAGACGACACTCCTGCGCATGATCGCGGGGTTTGACCGCCCGACCAGCGGCGAGATCTTCATCAATGGCCAGCCGGTAAGTGCCGTCCCTCCGCATCAGCGCGCCATCGGAATGGTGTTCCAGAAGCTCGCCCTCTTCCCGCATATGAGTGCCGCGGAAAATGTCGCTTTTCCGTTGAAGATGCGCCGCCACGATGCCCGGACCATTCCCGAAAAGGTCGAGCGCTATCTGGACCTCGTCCGCCTTGGCGGCTACGGCAATCGCCGCATCAACGAGCTTTCCGGCGGGCAGCAGCAGCGCGTGGCGATCGCGCGCGCCCTGGTGTTCGAACCGGACCTTCTCCTGCTCGACGAGCCGCTCGCGGCGCTGGACCGCAAACTGCGTGAGGAAATGCAGCTCGAATTTCGCCGGATCCAGAAAGAACTTGGGGTCACGACCATCAACGTCACCCATGACCAGCGCGAGGCTTTGGTTGTCTCGGACGAGGTCATCGTGATGAATGGCGGCGAGATCCAGCAAAAGGCGCGGCCGGTCGATGCCTATCGTGCGCCGTCCAATGCTTTCGTCGCCAACTTCATCGGCGTCACCAACTTCATAGAAGGCAGAGCGGTCGCGGTCGAGACGAGACAGGTTACCGTCGAAACCAATGGCACGCGCCTTGCCGGCACCGTGGCGTCGGAAAACCTGGCCCTCGGCGCCGCCTGTGCCTGCGCCATCCGGGCAGAACAGATCCGCATCGCCCCGGCGAACAGCCGCCTGGATGGGCTTTCGACCCTGGTCACCGGCCAGGTCGAAGACTGTATCTTCGAGGGCGAGCGCGTGGTTTACGCCGTGCGGGTTCCGGCGCTGGGCGGCGCGCTCATGCGCGTGTTCGATCATGACCCTGAATCGCATCTGCAGTTCAGCCCGGGCGACGGTGTCCTCCTTGGCTGGAATGCCCGGGATCTGCATGTCTTTCAAAAATGA
- a CDS encoding ABC transporter permease — translation MTGSRSKSIVIWTFVIASLVMLSAPTIVVLGASFTSGNIITFPPDGFSLQWYGKIAQATDLRQAFLRSLIVAAICTLVSIPVGTLAGIALAKYRVRFARSIQIYLLLPFTIPLIGSGIGMMLVFGQMGVAGKLWPVGIACSVINLPFMIWAVTASASNLSPDLELAAANCGAPPLQRFLYITLPAVLPGVITGSLLMFILALNEFLVSLLLVDARSVTLPVQIYNSIRSIITPDLAAISVVFILCAGIAIALLDRLVGLDIFLKSK, via the coding sequence ATGACCGGAAGCCGCAGCAAATCCATCGTCATCTGGACCTTTGTCATAGCCTCGCTGGTGATGCTCTCGGCGCCCACGATCGTCGTGCTGGGCGCCTCCTTCACCTCCGGCAATATCATCACCTTCCCGCCGGACGGTTTCTCACTGCAATGGTACGGCAAGATTGCCCAGGCGACGGATCTGCGCCAGGCCTTCCTGCGCTCGCTGATCGTCGCAGCGATCTGCACGCTTGTCTCGATCCCCGTGGGAACGCTGGCCGGCATCGCGCTGGCCAAATACCGTGTCCGCTTTGCCCGGTCGATCCAGATCTACCTGCTCCTGCCCTTCACAATCCCGCTGATCGGCTCCGGTATCGGCATGATGCTCGTCTTCGGCCAGATGGGCGTGGCGGGCAAGCTCTGGCCGGTCGGCATTGCCTGCTCCGTCATCAACCTGCCTTTCATGATCTGGGCGGTGACGGCGAGCGCCAGCAATCTTTCGCCGGACCTCGAGCTCGCCGCCGCCAATTGCGGGGCACCGCCGCTTCAGCGCTTTCTCTACATCACGCTGCCGGCCGTGCTGCCCGGCGTCATCACCGGCTCGCTGCTGATGTTCATCCTGGCGCTCAACGAGTTCCTGGTCAGCCTGCTGCTGGTGGATGCGCGAAGCGTGACGCTGCCGGTGCAGATCTACAATTCCATCCGTTCGATCATAACGCCGGACCTGGCGGCGATTTCCGTGGTCTTCATCCTCTGCGCCGGGATTGCGATCGCGCTGCTCGATCGCCTCGTCGGTCTCGACATCTTCCTCAAATCGAAGTGA
- a CDS encoding aminotransferase class IV, which yields MSYTDHIFNAYRQRVEALQASNNPFADGIAYIDGDYVPLKEARIPILDQGFLHSDLTYDVPAIWDGRFFRLDDHLDRFERSCEKLRLKSPLPRSEIRDRLVEMTARSGIRDAYVMMIVTRGLRFIRQYAPEECENVCYLMVMPYLWVMNEETQKTGGSAIIARSVRRVPPGAIDPTVKNLQWGDFTRGLLEARDRGAMYPILTDGDANLTEGSGFNIILVKDGKLYTPKRGVLEGVTRKAVLAAAEQLGYPYVIDDVPVQLAYSCDELLFVTTAGGVMPITTLDGQPIGNGEVGPISKALWKGYWDAHYDPAVSFAIEYRA from the coding sequence ATGTCCTATACAGATCATATCTTCAACGCCTATCGCCAACGCGTCGAGGCTCTGCAGGCCAGCAACAATCCGTTTGCCGACGGCATTGCCTATATCGACGGCGATTATGTTCCCTTGAAAGAGGCCCGGATCCCGATCCTGGACCAGGGTTTCCTGCATTCGGACCTCACCTATGACGTGCCGGCGATCTGGGATGGCCGCTTTTTCCGGCTGGACGATCATCTCGACCGGTTTGAGCGCAGCTGCGAGAAATTGCGTCTGAAAAGTCCGCTGCCGCGCTCGGAAATCCGCGACCGCCTTGTCGAAATGACGGCCAGAAGCGGCATCCGCGATGCCTATGTCATGATGATCGTCACGCGCGGTCTGCGCTTCATCCGTCAATACGCCCCGGAAGAGTGCGAAAACGTCTGCTATCTGATGGTCATGCCCTATCTCTGGGTGATGAATGAGGAGACGCAAAAGACCGGCGGCTCGGCCATTATCGCCCGCTCCGTACGGCGCGTCCCGCCCGGTGCCATCGATCCCACCGTCAAGAACCTGCAATGGGGAGATTTCACCCGGGGTTTGCTGGAGGCGCGTGATCGCGGCGCAATGTATCCCATCCTGACCGATGGCGACGCCAATCTTACCGAGGGCTCGGGCTTCAACATCATCCTTGTCAAGGACGGCAAGCTCTACACGCCAAAGCGGGGCGTGCTGGAGGGCGTGACCCGGAAGGCGGTTCTTGCCGCTGCCGAACAGCTTGGCTACCCCTATGTCATCGACGATGTGCCAGTGCAGCTCGCCTATAGCTGCGATGAGCTTCTCTTCGTCACCACGGCAGGCGGCGTGATGCCGATCACCACGCTTGACGGTCAGCCCATCGGCAATGGTGAGGTCGGCCCGATCAGCAAGGCGCTGTGGAAGGGCTATTGGGATGCCCATTACGACCCCGCCGTCAGCTTCGCGATCGAATATCGAGCCTGA
- a CDS encoding ABC transporter permease: MRASRVAYPWTWRVMDMLERLAAALWPSSFQKGLPYLMLLPAVVLVGLLVLGLLQIGDTSLRTLDTNTFLMSENYTLANYQRALTEKFFATVAGRSLMGALIVTIITLILAFPYAYLMVRTPSSALRKFLLVALFLPFFIGQVVRAYGWLIILGNQGMVNEALGLVGVSPMRLLYNYPAVLFGLVQYMLPFAVLMLAPALTAIPGELEAASASLGASWVHTFRYIVLPLSRPGLVGAGLVVVTLSLTDFAIPAILGGGTQDFIANAIYDQFFRTSDQGLGATLSLLLVAVGSILVGIIFMLFGAGTLAMGGDRE, from the coding sequence ATGCGCGCTTCCCGTGTCGCATATCCCTGGACGTGGCGCGTCATGGATATGCTCGAACGCCTTGCAGCGGCTTTATGGCCATCCAGCTTCCAGAAAGGCCTGCCCTATCTGATGCTGCTGCCGGCGGTCGTTCTGGTCGGCCTGCTTGTGCTTGGTCTCCTCCAGATCGGCGACACCAGTCTTAGAACGCTGGATACCAATACCTTCCTGATGTCGGAAAACTACACGCTGGCCAATTACCAGCGCGCACTGACGGAGAAATTCTTCGCGACCGTTGCCGGGCGCAGCCTCATGGGCGCGCTGATCGTGACCATCATCACGCTGATCCTCGCTTTCCCCTATGCCTATCTCATGGTGCGCACCCCCTCCTCGGCGCTGCGCAAGTTCCTGCTGGTGGCGCTGTTCCTGCCATTCTTCATTGGCCAGGTGGTGCGCGCCTATGGGTGGCTCATCATCCTTGGCAATCAGGGCATGGTGAACGAGGCGCTGGGCCTCGTCGGCGTGTCGCCCATGCGCCTGCTTTACAATTATCCTGCCGTCCTGTTCGGCCTCGTGCAATACATGCTGCCTTTTGCGGTACTGATGCTGGCGCCGGCGCTGACCGCCATTCCCGGCGAATTGGAGGCGGCGTCCGCCTCGCTCGGCGCAAGCTGGGTGCATACGTTCCGCTACATTGTCCTGCCGCTTTCGCGCCCCGGCCTGGTTGGCGCCGGCTTGGTGGTGGTAACCCTCTCGCTCACCGATTTCGCCATTCCCGCCATTCTCGGCGGCGGAACCCAGGATTTCATTGCCAACGCCATATACGACCAGTTCTTCCGCACCTCCGATCAGGGCCTCGGCGCAACGCTGTCGCTGCTGCTGGTCGCCGTCGGCTCGATCCTGGTCGGCATCATCTTCATGCTTTTCGGGGCCGGTACACTCGCCATGGGAGGCGATCGCGAATGA
- a CDS encoding alcohol dehydrogenase catalytic domain-containing protein, which translates to MKAVRLHDAKDLRVEDVAAPSAPPAGFVNLQVRAAGICGSDLHNYRTGQWITRRPSTAGHEFCGRVTAIGEGVGDLAIGDVVSCDSRVWCGTCPACKSGRTNVCEDLGFVGEVCDGGFAGAVQVPARLLLRHDPELSPHVAAMAEPLAVALHAVRRLALPAGEPVLVIGCGTIGGLCALLLSRLHDGPLLLFDLNAAKAALVAEVSGGKVVSLDKDEIEKALSGSRLRYCLDATGSVQAIGRALDLLSGGGGLALVGISHGRLDLDPNSLVEREIALIGCHAFAGELPEAVSLLTKLAPSLQRFMEVLPSLDMVPEAYERLLRGESKALKTIIDVAD; encoded by the coding sequence ATGAAGGCTGTGCGGCTTCATGATGCGAAGGATTTGCGGGTGGAAGACGTGGCGGCGCCATCGGCGCCACCCGCCGGCTTCGTCAATCTTCAGGTGAGGGCCGCAGGCATTTGCGGCTCGGACCTTCATAATTATCGCACGGGTCAATGGATAACCCGCCGTCCGTCGACCGCCGGCCATGAATTCTGCGGCCGCGTCACGGCAATCGGCGAGGGTGTCGGCGATCTTGCCATAGGGGATGTCGTATCCTGCGATTCCCGCGTCTGGTGCGGCACCTGCCCGGCCTGCAAGAGCGGCCGCACCAATGTATGCGAAGATCTCGGCTTTGTCGGCGAGGTCTGCGATGGCGGCTTTGCCGGTGCGGTTCAGGTTCCGGCACGCCTTCTGCTTCGCCACGACCCCGAGCTTTCACCGCATGTCGCCGCCATGGCGGAGCCGCTGGCGGTGGCACTGCATGCCGTGCGTCGCCTGGCCCTTCCAGCGGGCGAGCCGGTCCTGGTCATCGGTTGCGGGACGATCGGCGGCCTGTGTGCCCTCCTCCTGTCGCGCCTGCATGATGGCCCGCTGCTGCTCTTTGACCTGAATGCCGCGAAGGCGGCGCTGGTCGCAGAGGTTTCCGGCGGCAAGGTCGTCTCGCTCGACAAGGACGAGATTGAAAAAGCGCTTTCCGGCAGCCGTCTCCGCTATTGCCTCGACGCGACCGGCAGTGTCCAGGCAATCGGGCGCGCCCTCGACCTCCTTTCCGGAGGCGGCGGCCTGGCTCTCGTCGGCATCAGTCACGGCAGGCTCGACCTCGACCCGAATAGCCTCGTCGAGCGTGAAATCGCGCTGATCGGCTGTCATGCCTTCGCCGGTGAACTGCCTGAAGCCGTCAGCCTGCTGACCAAGCTTGCGCCGTCACTGCAAAGGTTCATGGAGGTTCTGCCATCGCTCGACATGGTGCCCGAAGCCTATGAGCGGTTGCTGCGCGGCGAGAGCAAGGCGCTCAAGACCATTATCGACGTGGCGGATTAG